In Prunus dulcis chromosome 1, ALMONDv2, whole genome shotgun sequence, the following are encoded in one genomic region:
- the LOC117628799 gene encoding paired amphipathic helix protein Sin3-like 4 isoform X3, whose amino-acid sequence MKRSREDVFMTSQLKRPMVSSRGEPSGQPQMMGGAAAQKLTTSDALAYLKAVKDIFQDNRDKYEEFLEVMKDFKAQRIDTAGVIERVKDLFKGHRELILGFNTFLPKGYEITLPLEDEQQPPQKKPVEFEEAINFVNKIKTRFQGDDHVYKSFLDILNMYRKENKSITEVYQEVAALFQEHSDLLVEFTHFLPDTSGTASIHFAPSHRNAMLRDRSSAMPPMRQMHVDKKERTMGSYADHDLSVDRPDPDHDRALMKVDKEQRRRGEKEKERREDRERRERDRDDRDFDHDGSRDFNMQHFPHKRKSARRTEDLATEQLHPGMYGQEFAYCDKVKEKLRNPDDYQEFLKCLHIFSKEIITRSELQSLVGDLLGRYPDLMDGFDEFLACCEKKDGFLAGVMSKKSLWNEGHLPRSVKVEDRDRDRDRERDDGVKDRERETRERDRLEKNGASGNKEVGGQKIYIFSSKDKYLAKPINELDLSNCERCTPSYRLLPKNYPIPSASQRTELASEVLNDHWVSVTSGSEDYSFKHMRKNQYEESLFRCEDDRFELDMLLESVNVTTKRVEELLEKINNNTIKMDSPIRIEEHFTALNLRCIERLYGDHGLDVMDVLRKNGPLALPVILTRLKQKQEEWARCRSDFNKVWADIYAKNYHKSLDHRSFYFKQQDTKSLSTKALLAEIKEISEKKRKEDDVLLSIAAGNRRPIIPNLEFEYPDPEIHEDLYQLIKYSCGEVCTTEQLDKVMKIWTTFLEPMLGVPTRPQGAEDTEDVVKAKNHTGKHGTVSAGDTDGSPGGGATATNSKQLNSSRNGDESIQPEQSSSCRTWAVNGANGVKDESSLDIDRAACKGDTFCNTSQQGKVQSNASTADEASGVSKQDNSNERLVNSNLSPPGLEQSNGRTNQENSSGLSPTPSRPGNGTVDGGLELPSSEGGDSTRPVISSNGAIGEGTKGLRYLEESARHFKIEREEGEISPNGDFEEDNFANYREAGLGAVQKPKDGVVGRQYQARHAEEEICGGETGGENDADADDEGEESAQRSSEDSENASENGDVSGSESGDGEECSREEREEDVDNDEHDTKAESEGEAEGMADAHDVEGDGISLPLSERFLLTVKPLAKHVPPALHDKEKDSRVFYGNDSFYVLFRLHQTLYERIQSAKTNSSSAERKWRASNDMSPSDSYARFMNALYNLLDGSSDNTKFEDDCRAIIGTQSYVLFTLDKLIYKLVKQLQTVASDEMDNKLVQLYAFEKSRKPGRFVDVVYHENARVLLHDENIYRIECSSLPTRVSIQLMDFGHDKPEMTAVSMDPNFSAYLHNEFLSVLPDKKEKSGIFLKRNKCAYGSSDELSAICEAMEGLKVTNGLECKIACHSSKVSYVLDTEDFLFRTKRKRKTLHRDSSCQKLARSSNGSSRVERFHLLLSGS is encoded by the exons ATGAAGAGGTCCAGAGAAGACGTTTTTATGACCTCACAACTCAAGCGGCCTATGGTTTCCTCTCGAGGAGAGCC TTCGGGGCAACCCCAGATGATGGGCGGAGCAGCTGCCCAGAAACTAACAACAAGTGATGCCTTAGCATATCTAAAGGCTGTGAAGGATATATTTCAAGACAACAGGGATAAATACGAAGAATTTCTTGAAGTCATGAAAGACTTTAAGGCCCAAAG AATTGACACTGCGGGTGTGATAGAGAGGGTGAAGGATTTATTTAAAGGGCATCGAGAGCTAATTTTAGGTTTCAATACCTTCTTGCCAAAGGGATATGAAATCACCCTCCCACTTGAGGACGAGCAACAGCCTCCTCAAAAGAAGCCTGTTGAATTTGAAGAAGCTATCAATTTCGTGAACAAGATTAAG ACCCGATTTCAAGGCGATGACCATGTTTATAAATCTTTTTTAGACATTCTGAATATGTACAGAAAGGAAAACAAGTCCATCACAGAGGTTTACCAGGAG GTTGCAGCACTTTTCCAAGAACACTCAGACTTACTTGTGGAGTTTACTCACTTTTTACCTGATACTTCAGGAACAGCCTCCATTCACTTTGCTCCATCGCATAGAAACGCAATGCTCCGTGATAGGAGCTCTGCTATGCCCCCTATGCGGCAAATGCATGTTGACAAG AAAGAAAGGACCATGGGTTCTTATGCTGACCACGATCTCAGTGTTGACCGTCCTGATCCTGACCATGATAGAGCTCTGATGAAAGTGGACAAAGAGCAAAGGAGGCGTGgtgagaaggagaaggagaggagagaagataGAGAAAGACGAGAACGTGACCGGGATGATAGAGATTTCGACCATGATGGCAGTAGGGACTTCAACATGCAACATTTTCCCCACAAACGGAAATCTGCTCGTAGGACTGAAGACTTGGCTACTGAACAATTGCATCCAG GTATGTATGGCCAGGAGTTTGCTTACTGTGACAAGGTGAAGGAGAAGTTACGAAATCCTGATGATTACCAGGAATTTCTGAAGTGCCTCCATATTTTTAGCAAGGAAATTATTACAAGATCCGAATTGCAGTCTCTG GTGGGTGATTTACTTGGAAGGTATCCAGATCTTATGGATGggtttgatgaatttttgGCATGTTGTGAGAAGAAAG ATGGGTTCCTTGCTGGTGTCATGAGTAAAA AGTCCTTGTGGAATGAAGGACATTTACCCAGATCAGTGAAGGTAGAGGATAGGGATAGGGATAGAGATCGTGAAAGGGATGATGGGGTTAAAGATAGAGAGCGTGAAACACGAGAAAGGGATCGACTTGAGAAAAATGGTGCGTCTGGAAATAAAGAAGTCGGAGGCCAGAagatttatatattttctagCAAGGATAAATACTTGGCAAAACCTATTAATGAGCTTGACCTCTCTAACTGCGAGCGCTGTACTCCAAGCTATCGTCTCCTTCCAAAGAAT TATCCAATACCTTCTGCTAGCCAAAGAACGGAGCTTGCTTCTGAAGTTTTGAATGATCATTGGGTATCCGTCACTTCTGGAAGTGAGGATTACTCTTTTAAACACATGCGCAAAAACCAGTACGAAGAAAGCCTGTTTCGTTGTGAGGATGATAG GTTTGAACTGGATATGTTGTTAGAGTCCGTGAATGTAACGACCAAGCGTGTTGAAGAACTTTTAGAAAAGATCAATAACAATACGATCAAGATGGACAGTCCAATCCGTATTGAAGAACACTTCACag CTCTGAATCTGAGGTGCATTGAGCGATTATATGGTGACCATGGGCTTGATGTGATGGATGTGTTGAGAAAAAATGGTCCATTAGCTTTGCCTGTTATATTAACCCGTTTGAAGCAAAAGCAAGAAGAGTGGGCAAGGTGTCGTTCTGATTTTAATAAAGTTTGGGCTGATATATATGCCAAGAACTATCACAAGTCACTTGATCATCGTAGCTTCTACTTCAAGCAACAGGACACAAAGAGCTTAAGCACAAAAG CCTTGCTGGCGGAGATTAAAGAGATCAGTGAGAAGAAGCGGAAGGAAGATGACGTTCTTCTCTCAATCGCTGCTGGAAATAGACGACCTATTATTCCCAATTTGGAATTTGAGTACCCTGATCCTGAAATCCATGAAGATCTGTATCAACTCATCAAATATTCTTGTGGAGAAGTTTGCACTACCGAGCAATTGGATAAAGTTATGAAGATATGGACAACCTTCCTTGAACCAATGCTTGGTGTTCCTACTCGGCCTCAAGGTGCAGAAGATACTGAAGATGTAGTGAAAGCGAAAAATCATACTGGCAAACATGGTACTGTGAGTGCGGGAGACACTGATGGCAGTCCTGGTGGCGGTGCTACTGCAACGAATTCCAAACAGTTAAATTCGTCAAGAAATGGAGACGAAAGCATTCAACCTGAACAGTCAAGCTCTTGCAGGACTTGGGCAGTAAATGGGGCTAATGGGGTTAAAGATGAAAGTTCCCTTGACATTGATCGTGCTGCGTGTAAAGGTGATACTTTCTGCAATACCTCTCAACAAGGTAAAGTGCAGAGTAATGCATCTACAGCCGATGAAGCGTCTGGAGTGAGCAAACAAGACAATTCCAATGAAAGATTAGTCAATTCTAATTTATCACCCCCTGGGTTGGAGCAAAGTAATGGAAGAACTAATCAAGAAAACTCATCAG GGCTTAGTCCTACTCCATCCAGACCAGGTAATGGCACTGTTGACGGTGGGCTTGAGTTACCTTCATCAGAG GGTGGTGATTCCACAAGACCTGTTATATCCTCAAATGGAGCAATCGGAGAAGGCACCAAAGGTCTCAGATATCTTGAAGAGTCTGCTAGACACTTCAAGATTGAAAGAGAGGAAGGTGAAATATCTCCAAACGGAGATTTTGAGGAGGATAATTTTGCAAATTACAGAGAAGCTGGTTTGGGGGCTGTCCAAAAACCAAAGGATGGTGTTGTTGGCAGGCAATATCAAGCCAGACATGCGGAAGAAGAAATATGCGGTGGAGAGACAGGGGGAGAAAATGATGCTGATGCTGACGATGAAGGTGAGGAAAGCGCTCAGAGGTCATCAGAGGATAGTGAAAATGCTTCCGAGAATGGTGATGTTTCTGGTAGTGAGTCTGGTGATGGAGAGGAATGTTCTCGTGAAGAGCGTGAGGAAGATGTGGACAATGATGAGCATGATACCAAGGCAGAGAGTGAAGGTGAAGCTGAAGGGATGGCTGATGCCCATGATGTTGAAGGAGACGGAATATCTTTACCGCTTTCAGAACGTTTTCTCCTGACTGTGAAGCCTCTTGCAAAGCATGTTCCTCCAGCTTTACATGACAAGGAGAAGGACTCTAGGGTTTTCTATGGAAATGATTCGTTCTATGTGCTTTTTAGGCTTCACCAA ACACTATATGAGAGAATACAATCGGCAAAGACTaattcatcatctgctgagaggAAGTGGCGGGCTTCAAATGATATGAGCCCTTCGGATTCTTATGCTAG ATTCATGAATGCACTTTACAATTTGCTTGACGGTTCTTCTGACAATACAAAATTTGAGGATGATTGTCGAGCCATCATTGGGACACAATCATATGTTCTATTCACATTAGACAAGCTGATCTACAAGCTTGTTAAACAG CTCCAAACAGTCGCCAGTGATGAGATGGACAATAAACTTGTCCAACTTTATGCatttgaaaaatcaagaaagcCAGGAAGATTTGTAGATGTGGTTTATCACGAAAATGCTCGAGTTCTTCTTCATGATGAGAACATTTATCGCATTGAATGT TCATCCTTACCAACCCGGGTGTCTATTCAGCTTATGGATTTTGGGCATGATAAGCCTGAAATGACTGCTGTTTCCATGGACCCTAATTTTTCCGCTTATCTGCACAATGAATTCCTCTCAGTTCTTCCtgacaaaaaagagaagtCTGGGATCTTCTTGAAGAG GAACAAATGTGCGTATGGTAGTAGTGATGAATTGTCTGCTATCTGTGAGGCCATGGAAGGACTTAAAGTCACCAATGGTTTGGAGTGTAAGATAGCTTGCCATTCATCGAAG GTCTCATACGTTTTAGATACAGAAGACTTCCTGTTTCggacaaaaaggaaaaggaaaactttGCATCGGGACAGTTCATGCCAAAAGCTGGCCAGGTCTTCCAATGGTTCGAGTAGAGTAGAGCGGTTTCACCTGTTGCTTTCTGGCTCATGA
- the LOC117628799 gene encoding paired amphipathic helix protein Sin3-like 4 isoform X2, translating to MKRSREDVFMTSQLKRPMVSSRGEPSGQPQMMGGAAAQKLTTSDALAYLKAVKDIFQDNRDKYEEFLEVMKDFKAQRIDTAGVIERVKDLFKGHRELILGFNTFLPKGYEITLPLEDEQQPPQKKPVEFEEAINFVNKIKTRFQGDDHVYKSFLDILNMYRKENKSITEVYQEVAALFQEHSDLLVEFTHFLPDTSGTASIHFAPSHRNAMLRDRSSAMPPMRQMHVDKKERTMGSYADHDLSVDRPDPDHDRALMKVDKEQRRRGEKEKERREDRERRERDRDDRDFDHDGSRDFNMQHFPHKRKSARRTEDLATEQLHPGGEGDENFAEHLISSSYDDKNSAKSMYGQEFAYCDKVKEKLRNPDDYQEFLKCLHIFSKEIITRSELQSLVGDLLGRYPDLMDGFDEFLACCEKKESLWNEGHLPRSVKVEDRDRDRDRERDDGVKDRERETRERDRLEKNGASGNKEVGGQKIYIFSSKDKYLAKPINELDLSNCERCTPSYRLLPKNYPIPSASQRTELASEVLNDHWVSVTSGSEDYSFKHMRKNQYEESLFRCEDDRFELDMLLESVNVTTKRVEELLEKINNNTIKMDSPIRIEEHFTALNLRCIERLYGDHGLDVMDVLRKNGPLALPVILTRLKQKQEEWARCRSDFNKVWADIYAKNYHKSLDHRSFYFKQQDTKSLSTKALLAEIKEISEKKRKEDDVLLSIAAGNRRPIIPNLEFEYPDPEIHEDLYQLIKYSCGEVCTTEQLDKVMKIWTTFLEPMLGVPTRPQGAEDTEDVVKAKNHTGKHGTVSAGDTDGSPGGGATATNSKQLNSSRNGDESIQPEQSSSCRTWAVNGANGVKDESSLDIDRAACKGDTFCNTSQQGKVQSNASTADEASGVSKQDNSNERLVNSNLSPPGLEQSNGRTNQENSSGLSPTPSRPGNGTVDGGLELPSSEGGDSTRPVISSNGAIGEGTKGLRYLEESARHFKIEREEGEISPNGDFEEDNFANYREAGLGAVQKPKDGVVGRQYQARHAEEEICGGETGGENDADADDEGEESAQRSSEDSENASENGDVSGSESGDGEECSREEREEDVDNDEHDTKAESEGEAEGMADAHDVEGDGISLPLSERFLLTVKPLAKHVPPALHDKEKDSRVFYGNDSFYVLFRLHQTLYERIQSAKTNSSSAERKWRASNDMSPSDSYARFMNALYNLLDGSSDNTKFEDDCRAIIGTQSYVLFTLDKLIYKLVKQLQTVASDEMDNKLVQLYAFEKSRKPGRFVDVVYHENARVLLHDENIYRIECSSLPTRVSIQLMDFGHDKPEMTAVSMDPNFSAYLHNEFLSVLPDKKEKSGIFLKRNKCAYGSSDELSAICEAMEGLKVTNGLECKIACHSSKVSYVLDTEDFLFRTKRKRKTLHRDSSCQKLARSSNGSSRVERFHLLLSGS from the exons ATGAAGAGGTCCAGAGAAGACGTTTTTATGACCTCACAACTCAAGCGGCCTATGGTTTCCTCTCGAGGAGAGCC TTCGGGGCAACCCCAGATGATGGGCGGAGCAGCTGCCCAGAAACTAACAACAAGTGATGCCTTAGCATATCTAAAGGCTGTGAAGGATATATTTCAAGACAACAGGGATAAATACGAAGAATTTCTTGAAGTCATGAAAGACTTTAAGGCCCAAAG AATTGACACTGCGGGTGTGATAGAGAGGGTGAAGGATTTATTTAAAGGGCATCGAGAGCTAATTTTAGGTTTCAATACCTTCTTGCCAAAGGGATATGAAATCACCCTCCCACTTGAGGACGAGCAACAGCCTCCTCAAAAGAAGCCTGTTGAATTTGAAGAAGCTATCAATTTCGTGAACAAGATTAAG ACCCGATTTCAAGGCGATGACCATGTTTATAAATCTTTTTTAGACATTCTGAATATGTACAGAAAGGAAAACAAGTCCATCACAGAGGTTTACCAGGAG GTTGCAGCACTTTTCCAAGAACACTCAGACTTACTTGTGGAGTTTACTCACTTTTTACCTGATACTTCAGGAACAGCCTCCATTCACTTTGCTCCATCGCATAGAAACGCAATGCTCCGTGATAGGAGCTCTGCTATGCCCCCTATGCGGCAAATGCATGTTGACAAG AAAGAAAGGACCATGGGTTCTTATGCTGACCACGATCTCAGTGTTGACCGTCCTGATCCTGACCATGATAGAGCTCTGATGAAAGTGGACAAAGAGCAAAGGAGGCGTGgtgagaaggagaaggagaggagagaagataGAGAAAGACGAGAACGTGACCGGGATGATAGAGATTTCGACCATGATGGCAGTAGGGACTTCAACATGCAACATTTTCCCCACAAACGGAAATCTGCTCGTAGGACTGAAGACTTGGCTACTGAACAATTGCATCCAGGTGGGGAAGGCGATGAAAACTTTGCAGAACATCTCATTTCATCCTCTTATGATGATAAAAATTCTGCCAAAA GTATGTATGGCCAGGAGTTTGCTTACTGTGACAAGGTGAAGGAGAAGTTACGAAATCCTGATGATTACCAGGAATTTCTGAAGTGCCTCCATATTTTTAGCAAGGAAATTATTACAAGATCCGAATTGCAGTCTCTG GTGGGTGATTTACTTGGAAGGTATCCAGATCTTATGGATGggtttgatgaatttttgGCATGTTGTGAGAAGAAAG AGTCCTTGTGGAATGAAGGACATTTACCCAGATCAGTGAAGGTAGAGGATAGGGATAGGGATAGAGATCGTGAAAGGGATGATGGGGTTAAAGATAGAGAGCGTGAAACACGAGAAAGGGATCGACTTGAGAAAAATGGTGCGTCTGGAAATAAAGAAGTCGGAGGCCAGAagatttatatattttctagCAAGGATAAATACTTGGCAAAACCTATTAATGAGCTTGACCTCTCTAACTGCGAGCGCTGTACTCCAAGCTATCGTCTCCTTCCAAAGAAT TATCCAATACCTTCTGCTAGCCAAAGAACGGAGCTTGCTTCTGAAGTTTTGAATGATCATTGGGTATCCGTCACTTCTGGAAGTGAGGATTACTCTTTTAAACACATGCGCAAAAACCAGTACGAAGAAAGCCTGTTTCGTTGTGAGGATGATAG GTTTGAACTGGATATGTTGTTAGAGTCCGTGAATGTAACGACCAAGCGTGTTGAAGAACTTTTAGAAAAGATCAATAACAATACGATCAAGATGGACAGTCCAATCCGTATTGAAGAACACTTCACag CTCTGAATCTGAGGTGCATTGAGCGATTATATGGTGACCATGGGCTTGATGTGATGGATGTGTTGAGAAAAAATGGTCCATTAGCTTTGCCTGTTATATTAACCCGTTTGAAGCAAAAGCAAGAAGAGTGGGCAAGGTGTCGTTCTGATTTTAATAAAGTTTGGGCTGATATATATGCCAAGAACTATCACAAGTCACTTGATCATCGTAGCTTCTACTTCAAGCAACAGGACACAAAGAGCTTAAGCACAAAAG CCTTGCTGGCGGAGATTAAAGAGATCAGTGAGAAGAAGCGGAAGGAAGATGACGTTCTTCTCTCAATCGCTGCTGGAAATAGACGACCTATTATTCCCAATTTGGAATTTGAGTACCCTGATCCTGAAATCCATGAAGATCTGTATCAACTCATCAAATATTCTTGTGGAGAAGTTTGCACTACCGAGCAATTGGATAAAGTTATGAAGATATGGACAACCTTCCTTGAACCAATGCTTGGTGTTCCTACTCGGCCTCAAGGTGCAGAAGATACTGAAGATGTAGTGAAAGCGAAAAATCATACTGGCAAACATGGTACTGTGAGTGCGGGAGACACTGATGGCAGTCCTGGTGGCGGTGCTACTGCAACGAATTCCAAACAGTTAAATTCGTCAAGAAATGGAGACGAAAGCATTCAACCTGAACAGTCAAGCTCTTGCAGGACTTGGGCAGTAAATGGGGCTAATGGGGTTAAAGATGAAAGTTCCCTTGACATTGATCGTGCTGCGTGTAAAGGTGATACTTTCTGCAATACCTCTCAACAAGGTAAAGTGCAGAGTAATGCATCTACAGCCGATGAAGCGTCTGGAGTGAGCAAACAAGACAATTCCAATGAAAGATTAGTCAATTCTAATTTATCACCCCCTGGGTTGGAGCAAAGTAATGGAAGAACTAATCAAGAAAACTCATCAG GGCTTAGTCCTACTCCATCCAGACCAGGTAATGGCACTGTTGACGGTGGGCTTGAGTTACCTTCATCAGAG GGTGGTGATTCCACAAGACCTGTTATATCCTCAAATGGAGCAATCGGAGAAGGCACCAAAGGTCTCAGATATCTTGAAGAGTCTGCTAGACACTTCAAGATTGAAAGAGAGGAAGGTGAAATATCTCCAAACGGAGATTTTGAGGAGGATAATTTTGCAAATTACAGAGAAGCTGGTTTGGGGGCTGTCCAAAAACCAAAGGATGGTGTTGTTGGCAGGCAATATCAAGCCAGACATGCGGAAGAAGAAATATGCGGTGGAGAGACAGGGGGAGAAAATGATGCTGATGCTGACGATGAAGGTGAGGAAAGCGCTCAGAGGTCATCAGAGGATAGTGAAAATGCTTCCGAGAATGGTGATGTTTCTGGTAGTGAGTCTGGTGATGGAGAGGAATGTTCTCGTGAAGAGCGTGAGGAAGATGTGGACAATGATGAGCATGATACCAAGGCAGAGAGTGAAGGTGAAGCTGAAGGGATGGCTGATGCCCATGATGTTGAAGGAGACGGAATATCTTTACCGCTTTCAGAACGTTTTCTCCTGACTGTGAAGCCTCTTGCAAAGCATGTTCCTCCAGCTTTACATGACAAGGAGAAGGACTCTAGGGTTTTCTATGGAAATGATTCGTTCTATGTGCTTTTTAGGCTTCACCAA ACACTATATGAGAGAATACAATCGGCAAAGACTaattcatcatctgctgagaggAAGTGGCGGGCTTCAAATGATATGAGCCCTTCGGATTCTTATGCTAG ATTCATGAATGCACTTTACAATTTGCTTGACGGTTCTTCTGACAATACAAAATTTGAGGATGATTGTCGAGCCATCATTGGGACACAATCATATGTTCTATTCACATTAGACAAGCTGATCTACAAGCTTGTTAAACAG CTCCAAACAGTCGCCAGTGATGAGATGGACAATAAACTTGTCCAACTTTATGCatttgaaaaatcaagaaagcCAGGAAGATTTGTAGATGTGGTTTATCACGAAAATGCTCGAGTTCTTCTTCATGATGAGAACATTTATCGCATTGAATGT TCATCCTTACCAACCCGGGTGTCTATTCAGCTTATGGATTTTGGGCATGATAAGCCTGAAATGACTGCTGTTTCCATGGACCCTAATTTTTCCGCTTATCTGCACAATGAATTCCTCTCAGTTCTTCCtgacaaaaaagagaagtCTGGGATCTTCTTGAAGAG GAACAAATGTGCGTATGGTAGTAGTGATGAATTGTCTGCTATCTGTGAGGCCATGGAAGGACTTAAAGTCACCAATGGTTTGGAGTGTAAGATAGCTTGCCATTCATCGAAG GTCTCATACGTTTTAGATACAGAAGACTTCCTGTTTCggacaaaaaggaaaaggaaaactttGCATCGGGACAGTTCATGCCAAAAGCTGGCCAGGTCTTCCAATGGTTCGAGTAGAGTAGAGCGGTTTCACCTGTTGCTTTCTGGCTCATGA